One Micavibrio aeruginosavorus ARL-13 genomic window carries:
- a CDS encoding YcbK family protein has translation MQRNATGIASALTLGCALAFNTASAAAAEQSLHLHNLHTKETINVVYKRDGKYVPAGLKQINHLLRDHRRNEETQINPKTLDRLYDIGQTVKRNYPSIAIKFEIISGYRALQTNNALIAAGGSQGKDSQHTHGNAIDFRIPGVRTETSRDVAWCTGSGGVGYYKQDGFVHIDTARKRFWPANWNPAHVNCAKFK, from the coding sequence ATGCAAAGAAACGCCACGGGAATCGCCAGCGCCCTGACATTGGGTTGCGCCCTTGCGTTTAACACGGCCAGCGCCGCAGCGGCGGAACAATCCCTGCACCTGCACAACCTTCACACCAAGGAAACAATCAACGTTGTTTACAAACGGGACGGGAAATACGTTCCCGCTGGATTGAAACAGATCAATCACCTCCTGCGCGATCATCGCCGGAACGAAGAAACACAGATCAACCCCAAAACGCTCGACCGCCTCTACGACATTGGTCAGACGGTCAAACGCAATTACCCCAGCATTGCGATCAAATTTGAAATTATTTCCGGCTACCGCGCCCTGCAAACCAATAACGCATTGATCGCCGCTGGCGGATCACAGGGGAAAGATTCCCAGCACACGCATGGCAACGCCATTGATTTCCGCATCCCCGGCGTACGCACCGAAACATCACGCGATGTGGCGTGGTGCACAGGGTCCGGCGGTGTTGGATATTATAAACAAGACGGTTTCGTTCATATCGACACAGCCCGAAAACGCTTCTGGCCCGCCAACTGGAACCCGGCGCACGTGAATTGCGCAAAGTTTAAGTAA
- a CDS encoding lytic transglycosylase domain-containing protein: MPTGRVFKKAAYAGVLALILATFVPQSGPYGAAQGIKWGPSMAFAAKSAPVVGMSANDAALTVKALQAAAQGSWSYAESLIAQTRDPLAARIYYWMYYTQKAAPHNFRRISTFVGQIPNWPRQGALRLSAEKSASSDTPIQDVVEWFNTYKPQTADGMMLYLSALRAAGANKDIPAILNTWWAETAFGPESQDKFLRTWGKTITREAHIKRLNMLLSRDYQSAARGIANILGRGYPQLAEARIALAAMSPGVDGVVARVPANLQNDPGLMLERLRWRRKKDMDFKAIEILHSAPAAYTQPDPDAWWRERHIMVRRLIERKQYESAYLLAAKHGTKQGASFADAEFVAGWLALRFVKRPWEAFEHFERLYHNSAMPITRGRAAFWAGMASEALGHKDIARKWYEAGAVYSTTFYGQMALGKLGRDDTLVTAMPDLTMQARTAFEKHDMVQAARLFKRAGLNDYSSSFLRAFAVQAKTHDDFHLAADLATEFSQPDTALAVAKEAQKKGYVLADFAFPTMLSRMKNVDTEWALVHGIIKQESAFDTKAQSPAGARGLMQLMPATAKETAKKAGMSHQTDWLTARPDHNVKLGALYIDQMLRRYDGHYPLAIAAYNAGPGRVSQWLVEFGDPRKGEIDMLDWIEIIPVAETRNYIQRVMEGVFVYRHKFAKVQKTSNAPIHISYLQPLNGAESGRVTR; encoded by the coding sequence ATGCCAACGGGCCGTGTGTTCAAGAAAGCTGCGTATGCGGGGGTTTTGGCCCTGATTTTGGCGACTTTTGTGCCGCAATCCGGGCCGTATGGTGCGGCGCAGGGGATCAAGTGGGGCCCGTCTATGGCCTTTGCGGCCAAATCGGCCCCCGTCGTGGGGATGTCGGCCAATGATGCCGCCCTGACCGTCAAGGCGTTGCAGGCGGCGGCGCAGGGGAGCTGGTCCTATGCCGAAAGCCTGATCGCGCAAACGCGTGATCCGCTGGCAGCCCGCATTTATTACTGGATGTATTACACGCAGAAGGCGGCCCCGCATAACTTCCGCCGCATTTCAACCTTTGTCGGGCAAATTCCGAATTGGCCGCGTCAGGGGGCCTTGCGTCTGAGCGCTGAAAAATCCGCATCATCCGATACGCCGATTCAGGATGTTGTCGAATGGTTCAACACCTACAAACCGCAAACGGCGGATGGAATGATGTTGTATCTGTCCGCTTTGCGCGCGGCCGGAGCCAACAAGGACATTCCCGCAATCCTGAACACGTGGTGGGCGGAAACGGCGTTCGGACCGGAATCGCAGGACAAATTTTTACGGACATGGGGAAAAACCATCACGCGTGAGGCGCATATCAAACGTTTGAATATGTTGCTGTCGCGGGATTACCAGTCGGCGGCCCGTGGGATTGCCAATATTCTGGGGCGTGGTTATCCGCAATTGGCTGAGGCGCGCATCGCGCTGGCCGCGATGTCACCGGGTGTGGACGGTGTCGTGGCCCGTGTGCCTGCCAATTTGCAAAATGATCCGGGACTGATGCTGGAGCGCCTGCGCTGGCGCCGCAAGAAAGATATGGATTTCAAGGCGATTGAAATCCTGCATAGTGCGCCGGCCGCATACACGCAACCGGACCCGGATGCGTGGTGGCGGGAACGGCACATCATGGTGCGCCGCTTGATCGAGCGGAAACAGTATGAGAGCGCCTATCTGCTGGCGGCCAAACATGGCACCAAACAGGGCGCGTCCTTTGCCGATGCGGAATTTGTTGCGGGTTGGCTGGCCTTGCGCTTCGTGAAGCGCCCGTGGGAGGCGTTTGAACATTTTGAACGGCTCTATCACAATTCCGCCATGCCGATCACGCGCGGCCGCGCCGCATTCTGGGCGGGGATGGCCAGTGAGGCTTTAGGGCACAAGGACATTGCCCGCAAATGGTACGAAGCGGGCGCGGTATATTCCACCACCTTCTATGGCCAGATGGCTCTGGGCAAGTTGGGGCGGGATGACACGCTGGTCACCGCCATGCCGGATTTAACGATGCAGGCGCGCACGGCGTTTGAAAAACACGACATGGTGCAGGCGGCGCGTTTGTTTAAACGGGCGGGCTTGAATGATTATTCATCATCGTTCCTGCGGGCTTTTGCGGTCCAGGCGAAAACGCATGATGATTTTCATCTGGCCGCCGATCTGGCAACGGAATTCAGCCAGCCGGATACGGCGCTGGCCGTGGCCAAGGAAGCGCAGAAGAAGGGATATGTTCTGGCTGATTTCGCCTTCCCGACGATGTTGTCGCGGATGAAGAACGTGGATACGGAATGGGCGCTGGTGCACGGGATTATCAAACAGGAAAGCGCGTTTGATACCAAAGCGCAAAGCCCCGCCGGAGCTCGTGGTTTGATGCAATTGATGCCCGCCACAGCCAAGGAAACGGCGAAGAAGGCTGGCATGTCGCACCAGACCGATTGGCTGACGGCGCGCCCGGATCATAACGTCAAGCTGGGGGCGCTTTATATCGACCAGATGTTGCGCCGGTATGATGGGCACTACCCGTTGGCGATTGCCGCGTATAACGCCGGTCCGGGCCGCGTGAGCCAGTGGCTGGTGGAATTTGGCGACCCACGCAAAGGCGAAATTGACATGCTGGACTGGATCGAAATCATTCCGGTGGCCGAAACGCGCAATTATATACAACGGGTGATGGAGGGTGTTTTTGTGTACCGCCACAAATTTGCCAAAGTGCAAAAAACATCGAATGCGCCTATTCATATCAGCTACTTACAGCCGTTGAACGGGGCGGAAAGCGGACGCGTAACACGCTAA
- a CDS encoding type VI secretion system-associated protein TagO, whose protein sequence is MAFFRTLTLVLCVGCAFGFSIPSYATNTTAPTSPAEAAPAKPETPIDVANEMARRLRACKDIQLSMTRLRCYDDTLADYNLQSLTLADLGQDIGKWDIINEKSSISGRHNIMLSLKANAPIMTPREGNVWPTLVMRCRDGQTESYLVFHVNLADKSKNTRPRTAVTTRFDGGKPTTVMWDLSQDNLGAFAPDASALIESALASERLYTQVTPPTKSMIESTFDLRGLDKAIVPLKNACAQ, encoded by the coding sequence GTGGCATTTTTTCGGACTCTGACATTGGTACTGTGCGTTGGTTGCGCGTTTGGTTTTTCAATCCCCTCTTATGCGACCAATACGACGGCCCCGACATCACCGGCAGAGGCCGCACCCGCAAAACCGGAAACGCCGATTGATGTTGCCAATGAAATGGCACGGCGATTGCGCGCATGTAAGGACATTCAGCTGTCGATGACACGGCTGCGCTGTTACGACGATACGCTGGCCGATTATAATTTACAGAGCCTGACATTGGCCGATCTGGGCCAGGATATTGGCAAGTGGGATATCATCAACGAAAAATCCAGCATTTCCGGGCGGCATAACATCATGCTCAGCCTGAAAGCCAACGCCCCGATCATGACACCCAGAGAGGGGAATGTGTGGCCCACGCTGGTCATGCGGTGCCGCGATGGCCAGACGGAATCCTATCTGGTGTTTCACGTCAACCTGGCCGATAAAAGCAAAAACACCCGCCCCCGCACCGCCGTTACCACACGATTTGATGGCGGAAAACCGACAACGGTGATGTGGGATTTATCGCAGGACAATCTGGGTGCCTTTGCCCCCGATGCCAGCGCATTGATTGAATCCGCTTTGGCAAGCGAGCGTTTGTACACTCAGGTCACCCCGCCAACAAAAAGCATGATCGAATCCACCTTCGACCTGCGCGGGCTGGACAAAGCGATCGTGCCCCTGAAAAACGCGTGCGCGCAGTAA
- the dapA gene encoding 4-hydroxy-tetrahydrodipicolinate synthase, with protein sequence MPNIRFRGAMTALITPFVNNAVDWKAYDDLVEWQVEQGIHGVVACGTTGESPTLTKDEHKSIVERTVAVVKGRVPVIAGTGSYSTDLSIETTLFAQNAGADAALVVTPYYNKPTQDGLFAHFKAIHDATNIPILIYNIPGRSVVDMTNDTMVRLAELPRIAGVKDATGQLDRPTLIKARVKDDFCLISGDDGSAPGYLAQGGHGVISVISNLAPRDSAAMQDAWVAGDLKTFAALRDKLAPLCRATMIETSPAPVKYGAARMGLCRDEVRLPLVPATTNARAVMDEAMEKAGLISAGSGTIVRAHG encoded by the coding sequence ATGCCCAACATTCGTTTCCGCGGCGCGATGACCGCGCTGATCACCCCCTTCGTCAACAATGCGGTTGACTGGAAGGCGTATGATGATCTGGTTGAATGGCAGGTTGAGCAGGGCATTCATGGTGTTGTCGCCTGTGGTACCACGGGTGAATCGCCGACTTTGACGAAAGATGAACATAAATCCATTGTCGAACGCACCGTTGCCGTGGTCAAGGGGCGCGTGCCGGTCATTGCCGGAACGGGCAGTTACTCCACAGATTTAAGCATCGAAACTACCCTGTTTGCCCAGAATGCCGGGGCCGATGCCGCCCTGGTCGTCACACCTTATTATAACAAACCGACCCAGGACGGGCTGTTCGCCCATTTCAAGGCGATCCATGACGCCACCAATATCCCGATTCTGATTTACAACATCCCGGGCCGCAGCGTTGTGGACATGACCAACGACACCATGGTCCGCCTGGCCGAACTGCCGCGTATTGCCGGGGTCAAAGATGCCACCGGGCAACTGGACCGCCCGACATTGATCAAGGCCCGGGTGAAGGATGATTTCTGCCTGATCTCTGGCGATGACGGCTCGGCCCCCGGCTATCTGGCCCAGGGCGGGCACGGCGTGATTTCGGTGATTTCCAACCTCGCCCCGCGCGACAGCGCCGCAATGCAGGACGCATGGGTTGCGGGTGATTTGAAAACATTCGCCGCCTTGCGCGATAAGCTGGCCCCGCTCTGCCGTGCCACCATGATTGAGACATCCCCGGCCCCGGTGAAATACGGCGCGGCCCGCATGGGGCTGTGCCGGGATGAGGTGCGCCTGCCCCTGGTTCCCGCAACCACCAATGCCCGCGCCGTGATGGACGAGGCGATGGAAAAGGCCGGCTTGATTTCCGCCGGAAGTGGCACCATAGTGCGGGCCCATGGCTAA
- a CDS encoding DUF58 domain-containing protein encodes MANPASPSTPDKKRATSATVRGRDLLTLLQKLRQRGEDASEALPALIAAAERATASLIGGEHRQRRAGSGENFWQFREYQSNDRPQDIDWRQTAKGERVFVRQKEWQTAQTVLFWVQNDAGMHFRSSINLPSKFESAVTLCLGLGMMLTKSGEQIGPLDGSIRVGRGEQGVQSLGLALLAEKRRAAEHALPHPDTVTPNASIVLCGDFLGDPDELDRNLTAIAGQQRHGVLVQVLDNAERTLPWTGRVIFTGMGDDALETIENVDSIREEYRTRLDNHLDAVRRVARRHGFEWVLHDTSLPASTTLAQIWGALSPHGDTERMV; translated from the coding sequence ATGGCCAACCCCGCCAGCCCCTCCACGCCCGATAAAAAGCGCGCGACATCCGCCACCGTGCGTGGGCGTGATCTGCTGACCTTGCTACAAAAATTGCGGCAACGGGGGGAAGACGCCTCCGAAGCCCTGCCCGCGTTGATCGCCGCCGCCGAACGCGCGACGGCCAGCCTGATCGGTGGTGAACACCGCCAGCGCCGCGCCGGGTCCGGTGAAAATTTCTGGCAGTTCCGCGAATACCAATCCAACGACCGCCCGCAAGACATTGACTGGCGCCAGACGGCCAAGGGCGAACGCGTGTTCGTCCGGCAAAAGGAATGGCAAACGGCGCAGACCGTTTTATTCTGGGTCCAGAATGATGCCGGGATGCATTTCCGGTCATCCATCAACCTGCCCAGCAAATTTGAATCCGCTGTGACGCTCTGCCTCGGCCTTGGCATGATGCTGACCAAGTCCGGGGAGCAAATTGGCCCGCTGGACGGGTCGATCCGCGTGGGGCGCGGGGAACAGGGCGTGCAATCGCTCGGCCTGGCCCTGCTCGCGGAAAAACGCCGTGCCGCCGAACATGCCTTGCCCCACCCGGACACGGTCACGCCCAACGCATCCATTGTTCTGTGCGGTGATTTTCTGGGTGATCCCGATGAACTGGACCGCAATTTAACGGCCATCGCCGGGCAACAACGCCACGGCGTTTTGGTGCAGGTACTGGACAATGCCGAACGCACATTGCCATGGACGGGCCGCGTGATTTTCACCGGCATGGGCGATGACGCGCTCGAAACCATCGAAAATGTCGACAGCATTCGCGAAGAATACCGCACGCGGCTGGACAATCATCTGGATGCGGTGCGCCGCGTGGCCCGCCGCCACGGCTTTGAATGGGTGTTGCACGACACATCCCTGCCCGCATCGACCACATTGGCACAAATCTGGGGCGCATTATCCCCCCACGGTGATACGGAGCGTATGGTATGA
- the smpB gene encoding SsrA-binding protein SmpB translates to MAKKDKKTGLISVNQTVTDNRRARFDYHLEEKFDAGIELTGTEVKSLRHGQCSLNEAFAGDHDGEIWLYNCYIAEYQQAGTHLQHAPRRPRRLLLKKKEIHRLMGAVTRDGYTIVPVKLYFNAKGLAKVEIALAKGKKQYDKRETSKERDWGRQKQRLLKSRE, encoded by the coding sequence ATGGCTAAGAAAGACAAGAAAACAGGCTTAATTTCTGTCAACCAGACGGTTACCGATAACCGCCGGGCGCGATTTGACTACCATCTGGAAGAAAAATTCGATGCCGGAATTGAATTGACCGGAACCGAAGTCAAATCCCTGCGCCATGGGCAATGCAGCCTGAACGAAGCCTTTGCCGGCGATCATGACGGTGAAATCTGGTTGTATAATTGCTATATCGCCGAATATCAGCAAGCGGGCACCCATTTACAACACGCCCCGCGCCGTCCCCGTCGTCTTCTGCTGAAAAAGAAGGAAATCCACCGTTTGATGGGGGCCGTCACCCGTGATGGCTATACCATTGTGCCCGTGAAGCTGTATTTCAACGCAAAAGGTCTGGCCAAGGTTGAAATCGCACTGGCCAAGGGCAAGAAACAATACGACAAACGCGAGACCAGCAAAGAACGTGACTGGGGTCGCCAGAAACAGCGCCTGCTCAAGTCCCGGGAATAG
- a CDS encoding LuxR C-terminal-related transcriptional regulator has translation MKIIFADDHTLFRDALTHYILQADPSVEVLPAHDLHGVMEHLQTNNDVDLILLDLKMPGMSGLKGLEKTIALRPRIPVAIVSGLAEQADIEEALSIGARGYLPKTLPGTAVMQAIRKIVGGEIFVPVDHNTNMIMASHDHGVSSEQSRPDAPAIPEDKNLTPREREVLGYLMQGATNKDIARALDLQVVTVKLHVRGICRKLGATNRTQAVILAQQAAAAEHNHIH, from the coding sequence ATGAAGATTATTTTTGCTGATGACCATACGCTTTTTCGCGATGCCTTGACCCATTATATATTGCAGGCCGACCCCTCGGTGGAGGTTCTGCCCGCGCACGATTTGCATGGGGTCATGGAGCATTTACAAACAAACAATGATGTCGACCTGATCCTGCTCGATTTGAAAATGCCGGGCATGTCGGGCTTAAAGGGATTGGAAAAAACCATTGCCCTGCGCCCGAGAATTCCGGTCGCCATTGTGTCCGGTCTGGCCGAACAGGCGGATATAGAGGAAGCGCTGTCCATCGGCGCGCGCGGGTATTTGCCAAAAACATTACCGGGCACAGCCGTGATGCAGGCGATCCGCAAAATCGTCGGCGGTGAAATATTCGTTCCGGTTGATCACAATACGAATATGATCATGGCGTCGCATGACCATGGCGTATCTTCTGAACAATCCAGACCCGATGCTCCGGCCATTCCGGAAGATAAAAATCTGACCCCGCGCGAGCGCGAAGTTCTGGGGTATCTGATGCAGGGGGCCACGAACAAGGATATTGCCCGTGCGCTGGATCTACAGGTCGTGACGGTGAAGTTGCACGTGCGCGGTATTTGCCGCAAGCTGGGCGCAACCAATCGGACCCAGGCCGTAATTCTGGCGCAGCAGGCGGCTGCTGCCGAGCACAACCATATCCATTGA
- the recA gene encoding recombinase RecA: MNKAETAMEQRSNAEKTKALDAALAQIERAFGKGSIMKLTGDSNPMQVEAVSTGSLGLDIALGIGGLPRGRIIEVFGPESSGKTTLALQVIAEAQKAGGTCAIVDAEHALDPSYAKKLGVNIDDLLISQPDTGEQALEIADTLVRSGALDVLVIDSVAALVPRAELEGEMGDSHVGLQARLMSQALRKITGSISRSRTIVIFINQIRMKIGVMFGSPETTTGGNALKFYASVRLDIRRIGTIKDKENPVGNQTRVKVVKNKMAPPFRQVEFDIMFGEGISKMGELIDLGVQGNLVEKSGAWFSYDGQRIGQGRENAKQFMRDNPEVAAKLENEIRTKAGVVADAMLVGPDSAEEASDATMDAVNDTVDASDDDAAPKRGRKAS, encoded by the coding sequence ATGAACAAGGCAGAAACCGCTATGGAACAACGCAGCAACGCCGAAAAGACAAAGGCACTGGATGCCGCTCTGGCTCAAATCGAACGTGCTTTTGGCAAGGGCTCGATCATGAAACTGACGGGTGATTCCAACCCGATGCAGGTTGAAGCCGTTTCGACCGGTTCGCTGGGGCTGGATATCGCGCTGGGTATTGGCGGTCTGCCGCGTGGCCGGATTATCGAAGTGTTCGGTCCGGAATCGTCGGGTAAAACCACACTGGCGCTGCAGGTTATTGCCGAGGCGCAAAAGGCGGGCGGCACATGCGCCATCGTTGACGCGGAACACGCGCTGGACCCGTCCTATGCGAAGAAATTGGGCGTGAATATTGATGACCTGCTGATCTCCCAGCCGGATACGGGCGAACAGGCGCTGGAAATTGCCGATACGCTGGTGCGCTCCGGTGCGCTGGATGTTCTGGTGATTGACTCGGTGGCTGCGTTGGTTCCGCGTGCGGAATTGGAAGGCGAGATGGGCGATTCCCACGTTGGTTTGCAGGCCCGCCTGATGTCGCAGGCTTTGCGTAAAATCACGGGCTCAATCTCCCGGTCCCGCACCATCGTGATCTTCATCAACCAGATCCGTATGAAAATCGGTGTGATGTTCGGTTCACCGGAAACCACAACGGGTGGGAACGCGCTGAAATTCTACGCGTCCGTCCGTCTGGACATCCGCCGCATCGGTACGATCAAGGACAAGGAAAACCCGGTCGGGAACCAGACGCGCGTGAAGGTCGTGAAAAACAAAATGGCCCCACCGTTCCGTCAGGTCGAATTCGATATCATGTTCGGCGAAGGCATTTCGAAAATGGGTGAATTGATCGATCTGGGTGTTCAAGGCAACCTGGTTGAAAAATCCGGCGCTTGGTTCTCCTATGACGGGCAACGCATCGGGCAGGGCCGTGAAAACGCCAAGCAATTCATGCGTGATAACCCGGAAGTGGCCGCGAAGTTGGAAAATGAAATCCGCACCAAGGCCGGTGTTGTTGCCGATGCCATGCTGGTGGGCCCGGACAGCGCTGAAGAAGCCTCGGACGCCACAATGGATGCGGTGAATGACACCGTTGATGCGTCCGATGATGATGCAGCACCGAAGCGTGGCCGCAAGGCAAGCTAA
- a CDS encoding DUF4159 domain-containing protein — MSAWLSALSGLTFINPWILAGLAALPVLWFLLRVIPPSPKIVRLPTVRFMAGLNPSDRVSAHTPWWILLLRLMIAALVLLALARPVLNPAESLNQSGIIRIVMDNGWAAAQTWTAQQASAEQILDRAARDRLPVIVMTTAPDPGKVRIGMLGPMPAGEARNMVRGLHTRPWPADYAAVATAVRDGTKTKDAIHTYWIGHGLNDGTPANATALARTLQGNGSLTYLEPEAAARPALLVSHLKPGQDLSVSISTAAGTPAGLPMAVDALGGDGRVLERVDVLSGDTTSTDVTIKIPESLRSQVARIHLSGRHGAGGLILLDDQFERRMVGLATTKDEGTRAPLTDAPYYLTRAIEPYVELKTGSIDELIQANPSAIILPDVGAIPPETLNTLENWVKAGGLLLRFAGPNMTQGESFLTPAPLMRGGRAMDGGLTWDKPQTLAPFGDESPFYGLDLPADIEVRRQILSAPGTSDAVRVWAALTDGTPLVTAASLDNGLLVMVHTTASPEWSNLALSGLYVQMLRRVIALAGTPITNTHADGTLEPLQILDGDGRLQAPDSTAEPIDARAFDKQMPDARHPPGYYGHAGAKRALNVGERVGRVAAMPSFPNGVVRGTFTGGTETDLMPALLATALLLFLADWIIMMILQSPLMIGLSRMARSGGTAMIILGLSFTATPARAQTAMDFANGTWLAHVRSGDPTLDAVARKGLENMDFVLTNRTSVEPAGVVMVDPEKDDLAFFPLLYWPIAPSAPPVSDKALKAIQYYLDHGGIILFDTRDQGATVALPTGVPGRNQIILRNMVAGLNVPPLSIAPEDHVLKRSFYLLESFPGRYDSKNLWVEEQTAIGRDGVSSVIVGGNDWAAMWAEGDPERPTMSQEMSYRFGVNLMMYALTGNYKADQVHLPHILERLGQ; from the coding sequence ATGAGCGCATGGCTGTCCGCACTCTCCGGCCTGACCTTTATCAACCCGTGGATTTTGGCGGGGCTGGCGGCGTTGCCCGTTTTGTGGTTCCTGTTGCGCGTTATTCCGCCGTCCCCGAAAATTGTCCGCCTGCCCACCGTGCGGTTTATGGCGGGGCTGAACCCCAGCGACCGCGTATCGGCCCACACGCCGTGGTGGATTTTGTTATTGCGCTTAATGATCGCCGCCTTGGTTTTGCTGGCGCTGGCGCGGCCCGTTCTGAACCCGGCGGAAAGTTTGAACCAATCCGGCATTATCCGCATTGTCATGGATAATGGCTGGGCCGCCGCCCAGACATGGACCGCGCAACAGGCCTCGGCCGAACAAATTCTGGACCGCGCGGCGCGCGACCGCCTGCCCGTGATTGTCATGACCACCGCGCCCGACCCGGGCAAGGTCCGCATTGGCATGTTGGGCCCCATGCCCGCCGGGGAGGCCCGCAATATGGTGCGCGGCCTGCACACCCGTCCATGGCCCGCCGATTATGCGGCCGTGGCCACCGCCGTGCGTGATGGCACAAAAACCAAGGACGCCATTCACACATATTGGATTGGGCACGGGTTGAATGATGGCACGCCCGCCAATGCCACCGCCCTGGCCCGCACATTGCAGGGCAATGGCAGCCTGACCTATCTGGAACCCGAGGCCGCCGCGCGCCCCGCCTTGCTCGTCTCGCATTTAAAACCGGGGCAGGATTTATCCGTATCCATTTCCACCGCCGCCGGAACCCCGGCGGGATTGCCCATGGCCGTTGATGCCTTGGGCGGTGATGGCCGGGTGTTGGAACGGGTCGATGTTTTAAGCGGCGATACGACCAGCACGGATGTGACCATTAAAATCCCGGAATCTTTACGGTCCCAAGTCGCCCGGATTCATCTGTCTGGCCGCCATGGTGCGGGTGGTTTGATTTTGCTGGATGATCAATTTGAACGCCGTATGGTCGGACTGGCCACAACGAAAGATGAAGGCACACGCGCGCCGTTGACCGATGCACCCTATTACCTGACCCGCGCTATCGAACCCTATGTCGAATTAAAAACCGGATCGATTGATGAACTGATCCAGGCCAACCCATCGGCCATTATCCTGCCCGATGTTGGCGCGATCCCGCCGGAAACATTGAATACGCTGGAAAACTGGGTAAAGGCTGGCGGGTTGTTGTTGCGCTTTGCCGGGCCGAATATGACGCAAGGTGAATCCTTCCTCACCCCCGCGCCGTTGATGCGTGGTGGGCGCGCGATGGATGGCGGGCTGACATGGGACAAGCCGCAAACATTGGCTCCGTTTGGTGATGAAAGCCCGTTCTACGGCCTCGATCTGCCCGCCGATATTGAAGTGCGCCGCCAGATTTTGTCCGCACCAGGGACAAGCGACGCCGTACGCGTCTGGGCCGCGTTGACGGATGGCACACCGCTGGTGACGGCGGCGTCACTGGATAACGGATTGCTGGTGATGGTGCACACAACGGCGTCACCGGAATGGTCCAATCTGGCCTTGTCCGGTTTGTATGTGCAAATGCTGCGCCGGGTGATTGCGCTGGCCGGAACGCCGATTACCAACACCCATGCCGACGGCACGCTGGAGCCGTTGCAAATTCTGGACGGTGATGGCCGTTTGCAAGCCCCGGACAGCACGGCGGAGCCGATTGACGCCCGCGCTTTTGATAAACAAATGCCCGATGCGCGCCACCCGCCGGGATATTACGGCCACGCCGGGGCAAAACGCGCATTGAATGTTGGCGAACGGGTTGGCCGCGTCGCGGCCATGCCGTCATTCCCCAACGGTGTCGTGCGTGGAACATTCACCGGCGGTACGGAAACCGACCTGATGCCCGCCTTGTTGGCCACGGCGCTGCTGCTGTTCCTGGCGGACTGGATCATCATGATGATTTTACAATCGCCGTTGATGATCGGCCTCAGCCGTATGGCGCGCAGTGGTGGCACGGCCATGATCATTCTGGGATTATCCTTCACCGCCACGCCTGCCCGTGCGCAAACAGCGATGGACTTCGCCAATGGCACATGGTTGGCCCATGTGCGCAGCGGCGACCCCACCCTCGACGCAGTCGCACGCAAGGGGCTGGAGAATATGGATTTCGTTTTGACCAACCGCACATCGGTGGAACCCGCAGGCGTGGTGATGGTTGACCCGGAGAAGGACGATTTGGCCTTCTTCCCCTTGCTATACTGGCCCATTGCCCCCTCCGCCCCGCCCGTATCGGACAAGGCGTTGAAGGCCATTCAATATTATCTGGATCACGGCGGAATCATCCTGTTCGACACGCGGGATCAGGGGGCCACCGTCGCCCTGCCCACGGGCGTTCCGGGCCGGAACCAGATTATCCTGCGCAATATGGTCGCGGGATTGAACGTGCCGCCGTTATCCATTGCGCCAGAGGATCATGTTCTGAAACGCTCCTTCTACCTGCTCGAATCCTTCCCCGGACGATACGACAGCAAGAATTTATGGGTTGAAGAACAAACCGCCATCGGCCGCGATGGCGTGTCATCCGTCATCGTCGGCGGAAATGACTGGGCCGCCATGTGGGCCGAGGGCGATCCCGAACGACCGACCATGTCCCAGGAAATGTCATACCGCTTCGGCGTCAATTTGATGATGTATGCGTTGACCGGCAACTATAAAGCCGATCAGGTTCACCTGCCCCATATTCTCGAACGGTTGGGGCAATGA